In the genome of Struthio camelus isolate bStrCam1 chromosome 22, bStrCam1.hap1, whole genome shotgun sequence, the window CAGGAGCTCTGGAGAGAGAGTCTGCAAATGGAACTGGACATGTCAACTCTGAACTGTAGTACAAGGAAAGAGCCAACAGTTATAGAAAAAGGCATAAACAACCCCTGTTTTTCCCTCTTCAAGTTTAGCTCAAAGTTGATTAGCTATCGTATACCAATGACTGTCTCAGATTATAACTATCCAGGGATAAACGAGCCACCCACTTACTTCCCATCATAATTAATTACTGGCTGATGGCAAATTTAGGTCTGATACTTCAAACTTAATTCTTTACCTGAGACCTATGATGAACATAGTGTCCCTGGAACTTTACTATGAAGATCCCCTGTATTAGGAGCCTTATTCAGCTCCCTCGTGGCAGTCTTTCTGATGAGTGAACAGGCCCAAATAGTATTCAAAGGATTATGCAAGTTCTATAACTACTGAACGTACATTATTTTCTTTAGTGCTGTCACAGCTTAGTCTTTGATTATAATCTGTATTCAGTTCCTTATTCCTAAATGCTATAGGAGAACATTTCCCAAATTTTTTGACTTTCTAATGACAACAATAATTGAAACGACCTTCACAGAGATAGCTTGCGAGTTGGAGGAATGCAGAAGGGGATGAAATCCCTGCAAAGCTCAGTACTCACAAGTTAACTTTACATTTCAAGTTTTTATGTCCACGCATCCAATGAGACTAGTGTGAACGGTTAAATAAATCCTTTCCCTCACAGAACCATGAGGCAGTAGCTGCAGAGGCTTGAGCAACACTTGTAGCAATCATGCCTACCACACCACAGGTTTAACGGGCATCGTTGAGCTGCCTTGCTACGCTAAGGATATGTTTAGCTCCCTTGCTCAGAAGTAATCTAGCAAGTTCAACACCAAGGTTCTCTGCAGCTTGCTGGGCCTGACAAGGAACGTTCCTGGCTGTGATGCCAACGTGCTGCACATCATCGTTTGGTCCATCTTcattctgcaaataaaaatatctcaATGTAAGGCAGCAGGAAGCCGTAGGCAGTCCATTGTTTAACCCGTATGTAGAACTGGATGAAACGTATAGTCTGAAGAGTCTTGAACGGCAGCGTTCTGTTACAATTTCCAAGAACGCTTATCAaaatgggggtggggagggacacACACTGAAACTGAGACTTCGAAGAACCAGACCAAAAGTAATAGATTTCAAAAGGTCTGGTTTTGTCATCCAGCTTCAGGTTTGGATTTTGAAGCCAAAATGTGGTTCACATACCTGTTGTGGATAATTAACACTGGTCTGCATAGTCTCCTTCAGGCTATCAGAACCATCCAAGCTGTAGACTGCTCCAGTCAAATACAACTTAGGAAGACACACAGAAAGGATTAAtaccatttcaaaacaaaacacaaacaaaaacaaaccaagccaAGCATCTCCTTTAAACAAGGGGCAAGATGACACAGCCAAATCTGGAGGAGAATGTTTTTCATAGCCCAGTGGGACCAGCAGGAATAGCAATAGGATAAAGCTGTAAGGAAAAGAATCCCTGTTAGGGAAGATGTGACTTCCTGAGGAAAAGGCTGAATTTTTTATTATAGCATTGTGTAAAAACACTGATTTGTCAGGAGTCAGAAATGAGACTTTTTCAGACCTAAGGGCAAGGCTACCTCTAAAGAAGGAAAAGCCTAATTATAATTAAGGGCATTTTCCAACAGACAGAGCTTCAGCGACCAGACCCATTCTCATAGCTCTACTTCAGACACCAACCTGGAGAACTTGAATCAGGACCCTATCTCCCCTACTCAGTTGTAAAGATGTCTGCTGGAGTTATCTTCAGGGAAGTATCAGGGAATATACAtacatttaaatagttttttttttttttccagaaataatccCAGAAAAATACAAAGTGCTCTTTACCTGGCCATCTTTCAGCATGGTGTTGACTGCAACAGGAACGCTACATCCACCCTCCTAAAACAGAAAGGAGCTGACACCGAGGTTCCTACTTGACACGTTCAAAGCAGAAGCCTCTGCAAAGTTTGTGTTGCACGCAACTCTAGCTATCGCTCTTCAGTCACTTACACGCTCAATCTGTTTGGCAGTTTGAAGAAAGCGTAGCAGACTTACCATACTGTATTTTCAGTTTAACCATAGCAGAGCCATTTACCCCTGCAGGATGGAAGCAAGCAGAAAAGCAACAACGCCACACATACCAAATGTTTCATAAAGGCTCTCTCAGCAATGCAACATAGCACAGTTTCTCCATCATGCAGGGCAGATACCATATTCAGTATCTCTTGGTCTTTGGCACGGACTTCCACTGCTAAGGCACCctacaagaagaaaattaaaagaaaaaaaaaaaaatcaatcagctTCATCTGCATCTCTGTGTACACTCAGCGTGGTCATGAAACAAAATTCATAGCCTTGGACGAGACTTTCCATTTCACTTGGGGAACAAGGTttagatatttataaaaataagttaGGAAACCACCAGTTGCAAAAGTATCTTAAAGTAGCTGCTCCAAAGGGAAGAACTTACCTTAGCCAAGTGGTCAAGAGCGTGCTGTCACCCGACATCCTCTTCTGGCCCCAAACCATGCCAGTACCTATTGCACTTGGGATTGTACGTATACAAACCCCTACCCCATTGTCCCTTCACTACAGTACAGGAAAGGTTGGATAAATCTAAACTTGCCAACTGTTTGTCAAGCTACAGGTCAGATGCCGAGTTACTAACAAACCAATTCTTTCCCAaactgaaaatgagaacaaaaaacaaacaaacaaaagaggacTAGCACAATAACTGACAAatgcgatttaaaaaaaaaaaaaaatcactatttcagtctgatttttttgCAGCTTCCTCTTAAGTGACAATTTCTTTGCTGTTATACCCTTTGGGACACTTTTAAAGGAGGGCTGTCATCACAGACCACCTTTTCCAAACCGTAAGTAACTTGCCATCTCTTATTTGTCTGCTGGTACCATATCCAGACTGGGGAATATCTGTCTCACATATGCAGAAACACGTGCAGTCACTAGTACATAAGCCTGTCACGTTTTGCAAGTTTGATACCTGTGTTTACTGCATACACACAGCCAGGTGGCCAGCAGGGGCTGGAACACTTCCCACCTAGAAACACGTGCACTTGGAACGTGTGCCAAGCCACATGCTTCAGCTCCACACTGCTGGGGCTAGGACACTGGGGGTAAGGGGTGAGCAGGGTGTCACAGTGCAGAGATACTGCAGTGGCTCTGCCCAGTTAGCCTGGTACAGCTCAGCACCGACTCTGCCAGGGCCTCCCTGATTTTTGCAGAGTCACTCTAGTGTAACTGTCCCCACGCTTTGCCTTCACTAACCATTTTTCCATTACTGATGATGCCTCAGCCCCCAACACACAGGCTAGCAGAGGACTGCCTACTGTCCTTCCCACAGTCTGCACGTACACAGTCTAACAGCCACCCAAAGAGACTGATATAAGTTCTTTGGCAACAAACGTCGGAAGTCTTCGGCTGCCACACAGTTATCTACTCTGACACGTAGTCCTGCTGTTGGCTTTCAATACACATTAAGGCCTCAGACACAGAGGTCGTAACATACCTGTCCAACAGCATACAGACAATCTTCCGGGCTTAGgatctggaagaaagcaaaatcacACTTAATTCAGGTTGCACTGCTTAGAGTTCAGAAAGTGAGAGCTGAATTCTAGGCTCACCTGTAAAATCAGCTGATTGTGTGCCTGACCATGAAACTATCACCTCCTCCTTCCTATGCCTCAGTGTTTCTACCCCTAACATGAGACAATCTACTTTCCTTCATCTGGACTGTAACAGTTCATTAATTAGTTATCAAAAATATCTTGGCTGCCCACTGCTGTGTTGCTGCACACAAGTATAGTGAAGTGCTGGGAGATTATCAGATTAAACTCCTTCTGCGCCATGGAAAGACGCAACAGGAAATTTgtacttaaaaagaaacaaaaatgcctaAAATGCACCAAACCACAGGCTAATGTGGAAATCCATTCAGCAGGCTGCATGCTCATCTGTGAAGGGACTAGCACTAGGCCTGAAAGAGAAGCAGTTAACGGTTCAGAAGAGAACgttattttctgctctgctgctccttACCTGGCCAATGCGATTCTCCCAGCCCATTCTcttcagcccagcagcagccaggattATGGCACTGAAGTCTTCCTTCTCATCGAGTTTCTTCAAGCGGGTGTTTAAATTCCCTCTCTGCAGAAGTGGTTAAGCAAGTATAGAAACAGCACGCAAACAGTCCTATAACCATTCGCTTGTGTGCATTTACAGAATGCATAGATCCTGACAGCCTACATCAGTCAGGGTACCATCCTGAAAAGTGTTAAACATGGACAATTGTTCCACTGTCTTTAACAGATTTTTCCTCAGTGTTAGGAATTTTCAGGAATATTCATTCAAGCACTGACTCTCGAAAGATACCCACGCCATTTAAGAAGGTGCATTGTTGGCACCTGACACCAACTCATTTTGCAAATCAAGGAACTGCGTTACTAGGACTGAGATAACACTGCCTTTTACTACTAGTTCAGTGGCTCAAGTCACCTACACCGTTTTGGGGACCGAACGGCAGTTGGCCACCACTGTGACCAACACATGGTAGGCATCTGTCAAGCAGCTTTTAGAACATTTCTTATTGTGAAATGCTTCTACTTCTTCAAAGTTAGAATAAGGCCGAGCCCTTTCTTTACAGTTTCAGGAGGAAGAACAGGATTGAAAGGGCTATAGAACAATTATACACCCCTCTCAATATGTTAGGAGGAGGCAGCCTTTTGGGGAAGGGGTTTATTCTTGTACGTCAGGCAATGAGAATCAGCCTTGAGTCCAGATTTAGCGTTACAGtgagttctgttttcctttttgcagccTTATATGGCTCCCACGTTTTGCCAGGAAAGGATACGATATCCCTGAATTCTAACTGAGGAAACTTCTTTCTGAGCTGGGCTGCTCGCCGAAGTGAACTGGTTCCAATCACGCTGTTGGGAAAATGAAATCAGTGAAATCCGGAATACTCCTAACTTACCTCCAGCCAAAGATACGTCAGAAGTTTCAAGGAACCATAGAGTaagttctttaaaaattcttaatgGAAGTGTAGATCTTGAGAACCTGCCTAAAATTTATGTTTTCTTGCCAGAAGGGAAAACTATTTGGTGAGGTTTAGTACAAAGTCTGACTGAAACTAGAAGGCCATTCCTAAGGGACCGATTTACAGGAGATGCTTCTGGAAGGCAGCTGTTAACCACCAGCAAGGATTGATGGAACTTCATTTTAAAGAGCATGACCACCTCCAACCAAGTCACCTCCACTGGCGATGCATGAAGAAAGTTGTCACAGAGAACAAACTCGGCTGTCCCCAACTGAGGCAGACATAGCCAGCCAATCTAAATGACATAAGATGAAGGGACTTCATAAGTGACAGAACTGCAGTGAGAGGAGAGCCTTTGGAAACAACAATGTGCCAGTCTGGAAAAGCTGCCAGTCTGGACGGAAAGCATTTCCTTTCCAGAGGGGTACGCTATTCATTTTTGTTGCTACCCTGGAACCTAAACCAGATATGATCTGCCAGCTACCCTGTTTGTTGCACAGCAGTGTGGAGCTACATCCGTGACGCTACTACTTTGTTTCTTTAACTTtgattttaatacagaaaaacaaaatctttctaaTACAGTTACCTTCATCTGAGTAATTTCACtcagtggtctcaggcaaaagAATCCAATAACCTCTTTATAGAGGCACAGAAAACCAGTCAAGTAACTCAAAGCAGAGAAACTGCTCGTCTCACAGAGAACCACAGGGAGCGGAGGCCAAACAACCAATGAAGAAATCAGAATTGGCTGGGTGAGAACAACAAGAGCATGGTTCAGGCCGGTACAAACTAAATGATGCACTGGACACACTGTCTAGACGGTGTGCATTCCCCTGCAGTGAGCACTGTACAAAGGGTGAGGAATTCACTCTGGAGGCCACGATAAGAAAGGGTCTAACAATCTCAAGGATGGCTGGAGAGATCCAACCTCACTCAATTAGGCTACAGCACGCCCACAAGACAGCGTTGCTCTTTTCAGCAAATGGGTTCAGCATAACGTATATGAAAAGCTAATTTAAGGCAACATAAAAccactacagaaaaaaagcaaggaataCATCAACGTGTCACTGGGAAATATCAAGAAACCCCTTCTTTCCATTTCTACACCTTActgtcttccccttctctctccttacCTCTTTTCAGGAAGGAGGCCGAGTGTTTTCCCAGAGTTTTTGGGATGAAAGACAACAGCATCATGTGGGTTTTCccttctgcaaaacaaagcaagagcAGAATAACCGAGACATCCTATAACAGAAGGCTGTTAAAACTTCAACAGCTCTTTTCTCAGTCCTCACAGAAACTGCCTCCAGCTCCAAAATGCCCCTTCATCCTTATAAAAGCAAGGATTTCCAGCAAGCCTGCTGGCCACAGAATTCTACGATAGCTATAGCTCTTCCCCCAACTCAGAGAataatcgggggggggggggggggacaggacaaACTTGCAACAGCCAGGCATAACCTGCTGACATGCTTAATCCTTACCTGGAAGACCTCACTGAAGGATAAGGGAAAACAGTATCTCCTGTGGACCTTGCGCATGCCCACAGGCTCAcgctccctccctttcccatTTTGGCTATTCCCCAGTCAGGCAGAACGGCAACAAGCACTGTTACAAAGTGACCTACATGGACACCAATCACCACGTGGCATGGGAATCCAGAAGACATTCTATTACAATGGCTTTTAATTGTTACTACAACAAAGCAGATTCCAGCTAGTGGCCTAAATGAGAGAGAGGTCTTACGGGTCTGCCAAGCCTTGCGCAAACAAGCCCTTCAGCCACAACTGCTCCATTGCTCCCTCCAGCTTTTGAGGAGCGGAGCCGCCCAACATGCCATCTTTGTAATAGCGCAAGTGTGGCAGTGAAGAGAAAGGAAGTAACTAACAGGACTAACTGCGTAGTCAATTTTCCTTCtaagagccaggcctggcagaCCTgggttgttctgtttgttttgtggggctttttttgtttccGTTTTTTCCTAAGCAGAACCTAATCTGCCCTTGCTTTTCTACCCACACTTTAAAATGCAGGTCTCTCAGAGAATCAAGCCTTGGGCCCACACTTACTTGCAGATAGCACCAATGGTAAAGCCAGGAGGGAGAGATGTTGGCAGGTCCTTCAAGGAGTGAACCACCAGGTCAACTCTAAAAATTACAGGACAGTAATCAGAGTACTGAAGAGATGGTCGGGCCCCTGAGGTACTTACCAGAGCCCTGCAGGTAATCTACAGAGAACTGAGAATCCACACGGGGAATTAATTTGGAAAAGAGGGAGGAATTTCAGAATTCTACAGCCAGAATTACTAGAGAATGACAGTGTAACATCAGAAAGGTCACTTcacctttctctctgcctcttcccccttccctcccccccccccccggtaaaaTTAGGGTAATGCCTTCCTCCCAGCAGTGCTGCAAGATACATTGCAACAATCACGTTGATTCCAGGGAAGATGCTGGAGAAGCGCGCATGGAGAAATTCATTGAAGCAGTATGCAACCAGTATGTTCGCTGGTATGACACTTCACAATGAAAATAACTGCTATCCAAAGTACAAGCCATCTGCCTCGTTAGAAGGACAACAAACAAAACTGTACATGAATGAGCctacagaacttttttttaacaatttccaGTAAAGTCAGTGATCACATGCCTGTGTgtcagagaagcagaagaaagcgTTTGTTTTTAAACCCACTTTAACCAAGCCATAAGCACCACAGCAGCTCTTCTCAGGATGTTACAAGAAAAGCGATAGCCTCCTCCTGCTCCAGTACAAGTCTGAACTGAGTTTTCCTGCAGAAAGCAGTTactgcaaaaagcagcagaacCTCCGATTCTCCAGCATGCTTATCAACAGGTAAAATTACCAGgccaagtgttttaaaaataatgtatttgcaaACAGGAATTAGATTAGATTACATCTACTCTGATGTGCACGTTAACACACACATCACATAGGTGAACCAACCTAACCAGGGCAGACTTTGTGACACGACAGCTCTGCTTCAAAACATACAGCCTAAATCTAGAGCAGAGGGTAAAAAGAGGCAGTGACTTATCCGAAAGGGTCTCTTTCTTAGGtagcagaaaagaaggaaactagATCACATGCGCAGCAAGCCCAGGATGTCCAAAGAGCACCACGAATGCCAGACAACAAAGGGAAAGCATTGAGCTCTTACTCATTTCTTTCGAGTGCGTTTTCCAGCTCTTTGGTGAAGAGGCTCTTCTCCCCAATCTAAACACGAACAGAGGAACGTGAAGCACAATAGAAAATTTGCAAATATACCATCACAAGCAATTACTCtgcatttagggggaaaaaaaagagatcctTTACCTTGGAAAGCGCTGTATCCAAGATCTTGTCTCCTGTTGTTGACATGGCAACTGTTCAGAGAGAGAGCGCACAGGCAAAATGTAAGGCATGGTCAGAGCACGTAGGCCTGGACTAGAAGTTTCTATGTAACACACGATACGTGGTAACACAGCATTACACACTGCTGTGTGAACAGAGACTCAGGATAAATATGAGAGCAGTTCACTTCTAGGAATGCATTGCACTGAACACAAGCAAAAACGAGACTTCTTTCACTATCctgaaaaacacaacagaaggGAAAGAGGGCATGTTTTGGGAAGAGTAGGCTCAGTAGAAATTGTCCAGGTCTTTCTCTGGAGCGTTGGCAGATACTCAGCAGCTCTCTTCAGTGCAAGActgggctcccagctcttccTGTGCTGATGGGCATCACAAGCCCCAGACAACAAAGCATCCTTAGCGCATACACTGAAGTCCAGGGTGCAGCTAGATTGATGTCAAGTCCTCGAAAGGGAGCAATGTAATGCCATCTGCCTTATGTACTCAGATCCTCAACTGCCAGTAGTTTTTGAAGACCATCTTTCTTCCTTGGAAGATAGCAGCAGCAGTTGCTCAACCGCACAACCTAACTGAGCTCAGACCGGACTCCTAGATAGGTGGGGCCTAATTCTCCTCCTCTTGACAGCGCTCTACACTCACATCTTGCACACAAAGATAAccagctggctcctgctgctaTCTACCCCAGAGCAACATCCAAAAAACTTACCAATCTCATAGTGAAGGTCAGGATGTAGCTCACGGAGCATCTCAACTACGCTGTCAGTCTGAATCCGGGCCAACTGCAACAACACAGAAAGCAAAGTTCCATACAAAGAGTGCATCACTGATACAGCAGCTAGAGAGGCCTTTGCCCTGTGATAGTCACTCATAACCGTGACATCTGCTAAAACATAAGCATTAAAAACAAGCAGCATCAGGCAAAATAGCTCGCACGTACAAACCGTTTGAAGCTGTACTATGACCAGAGCACTCCACACGAGTACTACCCCACGTACTAAGCAGGGAAAAACCTCTCTCCCTGTCCAACACTGCTGTGATCAAAGCACTGACAAGGCACAGCAAAGAGAATTTATTCAGCTAAAAACGGTGACCAGAGCAAACAACTGCGTGTCTGGATTTGCACACTCTACTTTCAGCTGCGCCAATTAATTCAGTAGCTGTCCTCCAGTCAGACGTTCTTCTTCTGTATACCGCCTCAGCATCTTTATGCGTGGACAGCA includes:
- the HMBS gene encoding porphobilinogen deaminase isoform X1, giving the protein MAAPSPGAESRGAGGAERERPLTRLLPQGENGVGGRAVRVGTRRSQLARIQTDSVVEMLRELHPDLHYEIVAMSTTGDKILDTALSKIGEKSLFTKELENALERNEVDLVVHSLKDLPTSLPPGFTIGAICKRENPHDAVVFHPKNSGKTLGLLPEKSVIGTSSLRRAAQLRKKFPQLEFRDIRGNLNTRLKKLDEKEDFSAIILAAAGLKRMGWENRIGQILSPEDCLYAVGQGALAVEVRAKDQEILNMVSALHDGETVLCCIAERAFMKHLEGGCSVPVAVNTMLKDGQLYLTGAVYSLDGSDSLKETMQTSVNYPQQNEDGPNDDVQHVGITARNVPCQAQQAAENLGVELARLLLSKGAKHILSVARQLNDAR
- the HMBS gene encoding porphobilinogen deaminase isoform X2; its protein translation is MLRELHPDLHYEIVAMSTTGDKILDTALSKIGEKSLFTKELENALERNEVDLVVHSLKDLPTSLPPGFTIGAICKRENPHDAVVFHPKNSGKTLGLLPEKSVIGTSSLRRAAQLRKKFPQLEFRDIRGNLNTRLKKLDEKEDFSAIILAAAGLKRMGWENRIGQILSPEDCLYAVGQGALAVEVRAKDQEILNMVSALHDGETVLCCIAERAFMKHLEGGCSVPVAVNTMLKDGQLYLTGAVYSLDGSDSLKETMQTSVNYPQQNEDGPNDDVQHVGITARNVPCQAQQAAENLGVELARLLLSKGAKHILSVARQLNDAR